In Helianthus annuus cultivar XRQ/B chromosome 9, HanXRQr2.0-SUNRISE, whole genome shotgun sequence, the following are encoded in one genomic region:
- the LOC110878730 gene encoding alkane hydroxylase MAH1, with protein sequence MAIPLGFLELILAAICYISFSMFRQRHVKVYEWPLLGMLPSLAREVGRIHERCEELLRATGGTFLFKGPWFLHMDMMVTVDPSDVHHIMSSKYFNFPKGNEFREIFEVLGDGIFNSDYDLWRRHRKITHALINNQRFVRFLARMNYEKLARGLIPVLNHVASKGVVVDMQDVFQRLTFDTTCMFVTGYDPECLSLDFKDVPFSRALDEAEEAIFARHVVPKSVWKLQRWLGFGNEKKLKHAWDTLDDVIGGLIARKRKDMMDGMVSEDDAKGVDMLTSLMTDQLYSDGFKQDDKFLRDTILNLMIAGRDTTSSSLTWFLWLVVTHPSVEKKIRDEINTVIPESQLGKPRIFEAEESNKLVYLHAAFCEALRLYPPVPFQHKAPIKPDILPSGHGVDPNMKIMFSLYAMGRMETIWGEDSCEFKPERWITEKNMIRHEPSYKFLAFNAGPRTCIGRQVAFTQMKAIGATILHNYNFEMVKDHIVAPNVSIILYMKHGLKVRVTSRWP encoded by the exons ATGGCCATACCTCTAGGCTTTCTTGAGCTCATCCTCGCAGCTATATGCTACATCTCTTTCTCTATGTTCCGTCAACGGCACGTAAAAGTTTACGAGTGGCCGCTTCTTGGGATGCTTCCGTCCCTGGCTCGTGAGGTTGGAAGAATCCATGAACGCTGCGAAGAGCTTCTTCGGGCGACCGGTGGCACCTTCTTGTTCAAAGGTCCATGGTTCCTCCATATGGACATGATGGTCACAGTTGACCCATCTGATGTCCACCACATCATGAGCTCCAAGTACTTCAATTTCCCGAAAGGCAACGAATTTCGGGAAATATTTGAAGTCCTTGGAGACGGGATCTTCAATTCTGATTATGATTTGTGGCGTAGACATCGAAAGATTACGCATGCTTTGATTAATAATCAAAGGTTTGTAAGGTTCTTGGCCAGGATGAACTATGAAAAACTGGCTAGGGGTTTGATACCGGTTCTTAACCATGTGGCCTCAAAAGGGGTGGTTGTGGACATGCAAGATGTGTTCCAAAGGCTTACTTTCGACACAACTTGTATGTTCGTAACTGGATACGACCCCGAGTGTCTATCACTCGATTTTAAAGACGTACCATTCTCACGAGCCTTGGATGAGGCCGAAGAAGCCATTTTTGCACGTCATGTTGTTCCAAAAAGCGTGTGGAAACTACAAAGGTGGCTAGGGTTTGGGAATGAAAAGAAACTGAAGCATGCATGGGACACGTTAGACGATGTGATCGGCGGTCTTATCGCGAGAAAACGAAAAGATATGATGGACGGGATGGTATCCGAGGACGATGCCAAGGGGGTGGACATGTTGACGTCGTTGATGACAGATCAACTATATAGTGATGGGTTCAAACAAGACGATAAGTTTTTAAGAGACACTATCTTGAACTTGATGATTGCTGGGAGGGACACAACAAGCTCGTCACTAACATGGTTTCTGTGGCTTGTTGTGACCCACCCGAGCGTTGAGAAAAAGATTAGAGATGAAATAAATACAGTTATTCCCGAGTCTCAACTCGGGAAACCACGAATTTTTGAAGCCGAAGAATCGAACAAATTGGTTTATTTACATGCTGCATTTTGTGAAGCGTTAAGACTCTACCCACCTGTTCCGTTCCAACATAAGGCTCCGATTAAACCTGATATTCTTCCTAGTGGCCATGGTGTTGATCCAAATATGAAG ATTATGTTTTCATTGTACGCAATGGGAAGAATGGAAACGATTTGGGGCGAAGATAGTTGTGAATTCAAGCCAGAGAGATGGATCACCGAGAAAAATATGATAAGGCATGAGCCATCGTATAAGTTCTTGGCGTTTAATGCTGGCCCTCGGACATGCATCGGGAGACAAGTCGCCTTCACTCAAATGAAAGCCATAGGTGCAACGATTCTTCACAATTACAATTTTGAAATGGTTAAAGATCATATCGTTGCACCTAATGTTTCAATTATACTTTACATGAAACATGGTTTGAAAGTTAGGGTTACATCAAGATGGCCTTGA